From a region of the uncultured Desulfatiglans sp. genome:
- the atpA gene encoding ATP synthase subunit alpha 2: MKDTHLDAALDDVTRAVEKGLAGYRPRPESEEVGLIRSVGQGIVWVEGLGGVKAEELVLFQDGIEGMVLDILPDRVGVVLFGPSEDLGAGMEVRRSGRILDFPVGSEFLGRVVNPLGLPMDGRGPVPSGARWPVMREAPRILDRAPVERPLETGLKVVDALIPIGRGQRELILGDRQTGKTAIALDTIINQHDKDVVCVYCAIGQRSSSIAKAVEALGRQGAMEYSVVVVVEGDDPPGLQYIAPYAATTLAESFMEAGRDVLIVYDDLTRHALAYRQISLLLRRPPGREAFPGDIFYIHSRLLERSTHLRPEKGGGSLTALPIIETEAQNISAYIPTNLISITDGQIYLSPDLFQKGLMPAVDVGKSVSRVGGKAQFDAYRKVAGDLRLSYSQFQELESFARFGTRLEAGTRKALEHGRRVREVLKQAQFSPLSAGEQILVLFAVARGLLDAVPLERIAAAEKAVLAGLEERMPDVEERVLASAKDDAFWTDLSKMMEETLQPFTVEHADARESE, from the coding sequence ATGAAAGACACGCATCTTGACGCAGCGCTCGACGATGTGACGCGCGCCGTTGAAAAGGGGCTTGCCGGCTACCGGCCCAGGCCGGAGAGCGAAGAGGTGGGTCTGATCCGGTCCGTGGGCCAGGGCATCGTGTGGGTCGAGGGCCTCGGAGGGGTCAAGGCCGAGGAGTTGGTGCTCTTCCAAGATGGCATAGAGGGGATGGTGCTCGACATCCTGCCTGACCGGGTCGGGGTCGTCCTGTTCGGCCCGAGCGAGGACCTGGGGGCCGGCATGGAGGTCAGACGCAGCGGCCGTATCCTGGATTTTCCGGTTGGGTCCGAGTTTCTGGGGCGGGTGGTGAATCCCCTCGGGCTGCCGATGGACGGCCGCGGGCCCGTCCCGTCGGGCGCGAGATGGCCGGTGATGCGCGAAGCTCCGCGCATCCTGGATCGGGCCCCCGTCGAAAGACCGCTCGAGACCGGGCTCAAGGTCGTGGATGCCCTGATCCCCATCGGCCGCGGCCAGCGTGAACTGATCCTCGGGGACCGCCAGACGGGCAAGACCGCCATCGCCCTCGACACGATCATCAACCAGCACGACAAGGACGTGGTCTGCGTCTACTGCGCGATCGGGCAGCGGAGCAGCAGCATCGCGAAGGCGGTCGAGGCCCTTGGGCGCCAGGGTGCAATGGAGTACAGCGTCGTCGTGGTGGTCGAAGGCGACGATCCGCCCGGGCTGCAGTATATCGCCCCCTATGCGGCTACGACCCTTGCCGAATCCTTCATGGAGGCGGGGCGGGACGTCCTGATCGTCTACGACGACCTGACCCGGCACGCACTGGCCTACCGGCAGATCTCCCTGCTGCTGCGGCGCCCTCCGGGGCGGGAAGCCTTCCCGGGCGATATCTTCTACATCCATTCCCGCCTCCTCGAGCGGTCGACGCACCTCAGGCCGGAGAAAGGTGGCGGTTCCCTGACGGCGCTCCCCATCATCGAGACCGAGGCCCAGAACATCTCCGCCTACATCCCGACCAATCTCATTTCCATCACGGACGGGCAGATCTACCTGTCGCCGGACCTCTTCCAGAAGGGCCTGATGCCGGCAGTGGATGTGGGCAAGTCCGTTTCACGCGTCGGCGGCAAGGCGCAGTTCGATGCCTACCGGAAGGTGGCGGGGGACCTGCGCCTGTCCTACAGCCAGTTCCAGGAACTCGAGTCGTTTGCGCGCTTCGGGACGCGCCTGGAGGCGGGGACGCGCAAGGCGCTCGAACATGGCCGCCGGGTGCGGGAGGTCCTCAAACAGGCTCAGTTTTCGCCGCTCTCAGCCGGCGAGCAGATCTTGGTCCTTTTCGCGGTGGCCCGCGGCCTGCTGGACGCTGTGCCTCTGGAGCGGATTGCCGCCGCTGAGAAGGCCGTTCTCGCCGGGCTCGAGGAACGGATGCCGGATGTCGAAGAGCGGGTGCTCGCCTCGGCCAAGGACGATGCCTTTTGGACCGACCTGTCGAAGATGATGGAGGAGACCCTTCAGCCGTTTACGGTGGAGCATGCAGACGCTCGAGAATCTGAATAG
- the atpF gene encoding ATP synthase subunit b: MLFDWFTIIAQIVNFLILVLLLRRFLYGPIIRAMDAREARIAQDLAGAEKAREEAREREARAREEERRAVEGRAELMADAQREVQDWRERTLAEARREVEHLKQAWLDHLDEQREAFLDRLKTRIAEQVLEVGDKVLRDLAHAGLQEEVLEVFLRRIEAEKEALPLVEDGKPVKVRSGFDLTGEMAERLRRRVAPLLPPGTEVETATDKEMGIGIEWVSGDRKISWTLERYLEGLEHRILAELPRERS, from the coding sequence GTGCTTTTCGATTGGTTTACGATCATCGCCCAGATCGTGAACTTCCTGATCCTGGTCCTCCTGCTCAGGCGCTTTCTGTATGGACCCATCATCCGGGCCATGGATGCAAGGGAGGCGCGGATTGCGCAGGACTTGGCCGGCGCCGAAAAGGCGCGGGAAGAAGCGCGGGAGAGGGAGGCCCGGGCGCGCGAAGAGGAGCGTCGCGCGGTTGAAGGACGAGCCGAACTCATGGCCGATGCCCAGAGGGAGGTGCAGGATTGGCGGGAACGGACCCTGGCCGAGGCGCGGCGGGAGGTAGAGCACCTGAAGCAGGCCTGGCTGGACCATTTGGACGAGCAGCGGGAGGCCTTCCTGGATCGGCTCAAGACCCGCATCGCGGAGCAGGTGCTGGAGGTCGGCGACAAGGTCCTTCGGGATCTGGCGCATGCGGGGCTGCAGGAGGAGGTCCTGGAGGTGTTTCTCCGCAGGATCGAGGCGGAAAAGGAGGCCCTGCCTCTGGTTGAAGACGGGAAGCCGGTGAAGGTCCGGTCGGGTTTCGATCTCACCGGGGAAATGGCCGAAAGGCTCCGCCGAAGGGTGGCGCCGCTGCTGCCGCCGGGAACGGAGGTCGAAACGGCAACGGATAAGGAGATGGGGATCGGCATTGAATGGGTCAGCGGGGATCGCAAGATCAGCTGGACGCTCGAGCGCTACCTCGAGGGGCTGGAGCATCGGATTCTGGCCGAACTCCCGCGGGAAAGATCATGA
- the atpE gene encoding ATP synthase subunit c 2 has protein sequence MEILGWVAVASIVSAGICMGIGAVGPALGEGRALAQALSSIAQQPDETNTITRTLFVGMAMVESTAIYCFVVAMILIFANPFWGFFLEKAGG, from the coding sequence ATGGAGATTTTGGGCTGGGTGGCAGTGGCCTCGATTGTTTCGGCGGGTATCTGCATGGGCATAGGGGCGGTCGGCCCCGCTCTCGGAGAGGGCCGGGCACTGGCCCAGGCGCTGAGCTCCATCGCCCAGCAGCCTGACGAAACGAACACGATCACCCGCACCCTGTTCGTCGGCATGGCCATGGTCGAATCGACCGCCATCTACTGCTTCGTCGTGGCCATGATCCTGATCTTCGCGAATCCGTTCTGGGGCTTTTTTCTCGAGAAGGCCGGGGGGTAA